A window of the Streptomyces albireticuli genome harbors these coding sequences:
- a CDS encoding alpha/beta hydrolase: protein MSEYRPTRRNVLKAVGGASAAMALGAGTVLGTASAASAADDGFGLRVVQRGEGDPRMWYYRFQTAEIGWQPAVNVLLPDDYHVSGRTYPVLYLLHGGGTDQDFITFDRAPNDIRAWTAGKPMIVVMPDGGHAGWYSNPVSSTVGPRNWESFHINQLIPWIDANFRTYAEYDGRAVSGFSMGGFGALKYAAKYWGHFASVSSHSGPASLRGPAGGLQGGVVHWANASSAAIELGGGTVYGVPWDQRRVSMDNPCERVESYRNKRIFMVAGTSPEPTFWDRFNETAVLETQREFRGFLGRAGIPHDWHEVPGGHKVRPDLFVRDLDGIIDRLRKA from the coding sequence TTGAGCGAGTACCGCCCCACCCGGAGGAACGTTCTGAAGGCCGTCGGCGGGGCCTCCGCGGCGATGGCCCTCGGCGCCGGAACCGTCCTCGGGACGGCCTCGGCGGCCAGCGCGGCCGATGACGGCTTCGGCCTGCGCGTCGTGCAGCGCGGCGAAGGCGATCCCCGCATGTGGTACTACCGTTTCCAGACCGCCGAGATCGGCTGGCAGCCGGCCGTCAACGTCCTGCTCCCGGACGACTACCACGTCAGCGGCCGCACCTACCCCGTCCTGTACCTGCTGCACGGCGGCGGGACCGACCAGGACTTCATCACCTTCGACCGCGCGCCCAACGACATCCGCGCCTGGACCGCGGGCAAGCCGATGATCGTCGTGATGCCCGACGGCGGGCACGCGGGCTGGTACTCGAACCCGGTCAGCTCGACCGTCGGCCCCCGTAACTGGGAGAGCTTCCACATCAACCAGCTGATCCCGTGGATCGACGCGAACTTCCGGACCTATGCCGAATACGACGGCCGCGCCGTCTCCGGGTTCTCGATGGGAGGCTTCGGCGCGCTGAAGTACGCGGCCAAATACTGGGGTCACTTCGCCTCGGTCAGCTCCCACTCCGGCCCGGCCAGCCTGCGCGGTCCCGCCGGCGGGCTCCAGGGCGGGGTGGTCCACTGGGCCAACGCCTCGTCCGCGGCCATCGAACTGGGCGGCGGCACGGTCTACGGTGTGCCGTGGGACCAGCGGAGGGTCAGCATGGACAACCCGTGCGAGCGCGTCGAGAGCTACCGCAACAAGCGGATCTTCATGGTCGCGGGCACCAGCCCCGAGCCGACCTTCTGGGACCGGTTCAACGAGACCGCCGTGCTCGAGACCCAGCGCGAGTTCCGCGGCTTCCTCGGCAGGGCCGGTATCCCGCACGACTGGCACGAGGTCCCCGGCGGCCACAAGGTCCGCCCCGATCTGTTCGTCCGGGACCTCGACGGCATCATCGACCGGCTCCGCAAGGCGTAG
- a CDS encoding LGFP repeat-containing protein, with protein MHGSAARRARFGTLILLVTTVASAVAGPAWAQGAKDVPGPLGHSATAEMFCDIPADRDISVTRKVYEVGQRRGVSDKVMLAGFETGWVESRMNNLNCGDRDSLGVFQQRPSQGWCNPDQCLDVDYAANKFFEVAQQMEPHWDTAGELAQAVQRSAYPDRYRQAEGYARELMGEAFQPYGTIGAKYAGLGGAGGPLGRPVRAEESAALGGRFQLFQNGIVLWHPDVAYAIYGDILKKFWDTDSEQRWGFPTMDEADAAQAPDGTRGRFQFFERGLFMWSPRTGAHTVHGAIYDAFHAAGHERVLGYPVTDEMDEPGGKMQKFQKVTIHWTAARGTWTTDN; from the coding sequence GTGCATGGCTCAGCAGCACGGCGCGCGAGATTCGGAACACTGATCCTGCTCGTCACCACGGTCGCGTCCGCCGTGGCCGGCCCGGCGTGGGCACAGGGCGCGAAGGACGTACCCGGCCCCCTCGGACACTCCGCGACGGCCGAGATGTTCTGCGACATCCCGGCGGACCGGGACATCTCCGTGACCCGCAAGGTCTACGAGGTCGGCCAGCGCCGCGGCGTGTCCGACAAGGTGATGCTCGCCGGCTTCGAGACCGGCTGGGTCGAGTCCCGGATGAACAATCTGAACTGCGGTGACCGGGACTCGCTCGGAGTCTTCCAGCAGCGGCCCTCGCAGGGGTGGTGCAATCCGGATCAGTGCCTCGACGTCGACTACGCGGCGAACAAGTTCTTCGAGGTGGCCCAGCAGATGGAGCCCCACTGGGACACCGCGGGGGAGCTCGCCCAGGCCGTCCAGCGCTCCGCCTATCCGGACCGGTACCGCCAGGCGGAGGGGTACGCACGCGAGCTGATGGGCGAGGCGTTCCAGCCCTACGGCACGATCGGGGCGAAGTACGCGGGCCTGGGCGGTGCGGGCGGGCCGCTCGGCCGTCCGGTACGCGCCGAGGAGAGCGCCGCGCTGGGCGGAAGGTTCCAGCTCTTCCAGAACGGGATCGTCCTCTGGCATCCGGATGTGGCCTACGCGATCTACGGGGACATCCTGAAGAAGTTCTGGGACACCGACTCGGAGCAGCGCTGGGGCTTCCCGACGATGGACGAGGCGGACGCGGCGCAGGCGCCGGACGGGACCCGCGGCCGCTTCCAGTTCTTCGAGCGCGGCCTGTTCATGTGGTCGCCGCGGACCGGTGCGCACACCGTGCACGGAGCGATCTACGACGCGTTCCACGCCGCCGGGCACGAGCGGGTGCTCGGTTACCCCGTGACCGACGAGATGGACGAGCCCGGCGGAAAGATGCAGAAGTTCCAGAAGGTCACGATCCACTGGACCGCGGCCAGGGGCACGTGGACCACGGACAACTGA
- a CDS encoding serine/threonine-protein kinase, translating into MTGDDGAELPRGYRIGDWEVTEPIGAGGWATVYAGRAVRDGTDQEAEPGGHGAVALKVLPTAGLAPRQARKAAETARREVEFGHRSSHPRLIGLLGSVVLGDPDRPLLDGAVVLVMERAQGSLRDLLGTGTSETEGARLLTEICEGLAHLHHSGWVHGDLKPDNILLMADGSVRLSDFGLATELTGTHGTHGYAPPMGTFDYLPPERGKATLSEQGVEIRPSADIWALGIMIHEVFASGASPFPGATPLARAAATQEYAEGRAPLRLDAAVPPFWRALAADCLAPTHAARAAHTAESLLARIAEREAAEGEAGRPVARRRTARWRRTRAALAAAAACAVGAAVWTYAGSVGASGTPGTPPAGAEGRIRVFNAEGGCRDRTDRNPGCSLGLAIDPRRPYTIDNVVPDRVWHGDELTVDCRLSQGIAILDEADTQSAAWYRVRLPRGTLRPTAWLPAVRTKDRPPVPECPAPTPVR; encoded by the coding sequence ATGACGGGAGATGACGGCGCGGAACTGCCCCGCGGCTACCGCATCGGCGATTGGGAGGTCACCGAGCCGATCGGGGCCGGTGGCTGGGCAACCGTCTACGCGGGACGGGCCGTCCGCGACGGGACGGACCAGGAAGCTGAGCCGGGCGGTCACGGCGCCGTCGCGCTCAAGGTCCTGCCGACCGCGGGGCTGGCCCCGCGCCAGGCCCGCAAGGCCGCGGAAACCGCACGCCGCGAGGTCGAATTCGGCCACAGGTCCTCCCACCCGAGGCTGATCGGCCTGCTGGGGTCCGTCGTGCTCGGCGATCCGGACCGCCCCCTGCTGGACGGTGCCGTCGTGCTGGTCATGGAGCGTGCCCAGGGCAGCCTGCGGGACCTGCTCGGTACCGGGACGAGCGAGACCGAAGGCGCCCGGCTGCTCACCGAGATCTGTGAGGGCCTGGCGCACCTGCACCACAGCGGCTGGGTGCACGGTGACCTCAAGCCGGACAACATCCTGCTGATGGCCGACGGCTCGGTGAGGCTCTCGGACTTCGGGCTCGCCACGGAACTGACCGGCACGCACGGCACCCACGGGTACGCGCCCCCGATGGGCACCTTCGACTACCTCCCGCCCGAGCGGGGCAAGGCCACGCTCAGCGAGCAGGGAGTCGAGATCCGGCCGAGCGCCGACATCTGGGCCCTGGGCATCATGATCCACGAGGTGTTCGCCTCCGGTGCCTCGCCGTTTCCCGGCGCCACGCCCCTGGCCCGCGCCGCCGCGACCCAGGAGTACGCCGAGGGGCGCGCGCCGCTCCGCCTGGACGCCGCGGTCCCGCCGTTCTGGCGCGCGCTGGCCGCCGACTGCCTGGCCCCGACCCACGCCGCACGCGCCGCGCACACCGCCGAGAGCCTGCTGGCGCGCATCGCCGAGAGGGAAGCGGCGGAAGGGGAGGCCGGGCGTCCGGTGGCTCGCCGGCGCACAGCCCGGTGGCGAAGAACCCGTGCCGCCCTGGCGGCCGCCGCGGCATGCGCGGTGGGGGCGGCGGTCTGGACGTACGCCGGGAGCGTCGGTGCGTCCGGTACGCCGGGCACGCCACCGGCCGGGGCCGAAGGCCGGATCCGGGTGTTCAACGCCGAAGGGGGCTGCCGGGACCGCACGGACCGGAACCCCGGGTGCAGTCTGGGCCTGGCGATCGACCCCCGCCGCCCGTACACCATCGACAACGTCGTACCGGACCGCGTGTGGCACGGTGACGAGCTCACCGTCGACTGCCGCCTCTCCCAAGGGATCGCCATCCTCGACGAGGCGGACACGCAGTCCGCCGCCTGGTATCGCGTACGCCTTCCCCGTGGTACCCTCCGCCCCACCGCCTGGCTGCCCGCCGTGCGCACGAAGGACCGCCCACCGGTCCCCGAGTGCCCGGCCCCCACCCCCGTGCGGTGA
- a CDS encoding serine/threonine protein kinase codes for MSGVVIYLPQGKAGAGGEPGGDAVTLRLGPGQVARFGRGSATSPVELRLDDEAISRLAGEIRVTDDHWQLSNHSTTQSYLVENPEGAGEYLRVPPRRAGAPIPFEFSRVVLPTRRDTTVAFQVFAPDHVYLDPDGMGDQWGSRTVTAYSLDETSLYFLVLVALCEPRLRDESPVAVPTTPEIVERLQGHPVLGRLTARAVSSHIDYLADEKMRISAPAEHGLRREARRNGKRETLVGLVLRFGLVREEHLALLPPRPGTGARKREAPR; via the coding sequence GTGAGCGGGGTTGTGATCTATCTGCCGCAAGGGAAGGCGGGGGCCGGAGGGGAGCCGGGCGGCGACGCCGTGACACTGCGGCTCGGCCCGGGGCAGGTGGCGCGATTCGGACGGGGCTCCGCCACGTCCCCGGTCGAACTCCGCCTCGACGACGAGGCGATATCCCGGCTGGCGGGGGAGATCCGGGTGACGGACGACCACTGGCAGCTCAGCAACCACAGCACGACCCAGAGCTATCTGGTGGAGAACCCGGAAGGAGCGGGGGAGTACCTCAGGGTGCCGCCGCGGCGGGCGGGCGCGCCCATCCCCTTCGAGTTCTCACGGGTCGTACTGCCCACCCGCCGCGACACCACGGTCGCCTTCCAGGTGTTCGCGCCCGACCACGTCTACCTCGACCCGGACGGCATGGGCGACCAGTGGGGCAGCCGCACCGTCACGGCGTACTCCCTGGACGAGACGTCCCTGTACTTCCTGGTCCTGGTCGCGCTCTGCGAACCACGGCTGCGTGACGAGTCCCCCGTCGCGGTGCCCACCACTCCTGAGATCGTCGAGCGGCTCCAGGGCCACCCCGTCCTCGGCCGGCTGACCGCCCGGGCGGTCAGCTCGCACATCGACTACCTGGCCGACGAGAAGATGCGGATCAGCGCTCCCGCCGAACACGGGCTCCGCAGGGAAGCCCGCCGCAACGGCAAGCGGGAGACGCTCGTCGGGCTCGTCCTGCGGTTCGGACTCGTACGCGAGGAGCACCTCGCGCTGCTGCCGCCCCGGCCCGGAACGGGTGCGCGGAAGCGGGAGGCGCCGAGATGA
- a CDS encoding peptidoglycan DD-metalloendopeptidase family protein, translating to MLHGLSRRTLRFVLAAAAAVLPSLVTASPATAQAAGFAAACPTAGAVFQHYSDSHDGIDIANDYGAPIYAVGDGEVINSGPAQGYGQWIRILHPDGTVTEYGHMYRREVVVGQQVTAGQLIALVGSEGQSSGPHLHLRVRVDTSTDRRGIDPEPYLAERGVGLPCTPGTGPGPRPKPLVYPVEAGRVVSARSADGRLEVFAAGADGVHHAWQSQVNGAWSDWEALGGPGGAELAIAPNSDGRLELFALNGGVLQHRYQTSPSGGWSGWEGFGDGGRYVAAGANGDGRLEVFASNPSGVFHRYQTSPNSGWSGWEPTGGGPAAGRIEMEKSPDGRLEVFALNDKVLQHQYQTAVNGGWSSWEEFGGGGHDLTVDHNADGRLEVFASGPVGVFHRYQTNPTGWSGWEPTRGPADSRLTSERTPDGRVEVFAMNGDVAMHMWQKGVNAPYGDWTEFGGGGAEVAAATNADGRIEVFGTNRVGVHHRWQTGFSTWSEWGWLNSGPGPAVT from the coding sequence GTGCTTCACGGTCTTTCCCGGCGCACGCTGCGCTTCGTTCTCGCGGCGGCGGCCGCCGTCCTGCCGTCTCTGGTGACGGCGTCCCCGGCCACTGCCCAGGCCGCCGGCTTCGCCGCGGCGTGCCCGACCGCCGGCGCCGTGTTCCAGCACTACAGCGACAGCCACGACGGCATCGACATCGCCAACGACTACGGCGCCCCGATCTACGCCGTCGGTGACGGCGAGGTCATCAACTCCGGCCCCGCCCAGGGCTACGGCCAGTGGATCCGCATCCTGCACCCCGACGGGACAGTGACCGAATACGGACACATGTACCGGCGGGAAGTCGTCGTCGGCCAGCAGGTGACGGCCGGTCAGCTCATCGCCCTCGTCGGCAGCGAGGGCCAGTCCAGCGGCCCTCACCTCCATCTGAGGGTGCGGGTCGACACGTCCACCGACAGACGCGGCATCGACCCGGAGCCCTACCTCGCGGAACGCGGCGTGGGGCTGCCGTGCACCCCGGGCACCGGCCCCGGTCCCAGGCCCAAGCCACTGGTGTACCCCGTGGAGGCGGGCCGGGTGGTGTCGGCACGATCGGCCGACGGGCGGCTGGAGGTGTTCGCGGCCGGGGCCGACGGAGTGCACCACGCGTGGCAGTCCCAGGTGAACGGCGCCTGGTCGGACTGGGAAGCCCTGGGCGGGCCGGGCGGCGCGGAACTCGCGATCGCGCCCAACTCCGACGGCCGCCTGGAGCTGTTCGCCCTCAATGGTGGCGTCTTGCAGCACCGCTACCAGACGTCTCCCTCCGGCGGCTGGTCGGGCTGGGAGGGCTTCGGCGACGGCGGGCGCTACGTCGCGGCCGGGGCCAACGGCGACGGCCGCCTGGAAGTCTTCGCCTCCAATCCGTCCGGGGTGTTCCACAGGTACCAGACCTCCCCCAACAGCGGCTGGTCGGGCTGGGAACCCACGGGCGGCGGGCCTGCCGCCGGCCGGATCGAGATGGAGAAGTCGCCCGACGGCCGGCTCGAGGTCTTCGCGCTCAACGACAAGGTCTTGCAGCATCAGTACCAGACCGCGGTCAACGGTGGCTGGTCGTCATGGGAGGAGTTCGGCGGCGGCGGGCACGACCTGACGGTCGACCATAACGCGGACGGGCGCTTGGAGGTCTTCGCCTCCGGCCCGGTGGGCGTGTTCCACAGGTACCAGACGAACCCCACCGGCTGGTCGGGATGGGAGCCGACCCGCGGTCCGGCCGACTCCCGGCTGACCAGCGAGCGGACCCCCGACGGGCGGGTCGAGGTGTTCGCCATGAACGGGGACGTCGCCATGCACATGTGGCAGAAGGGAGTGAACGCACCCTACGGCGACTGGACCGAGTTCGGAGGCGGCGGAGCCGAGGTCGCCGCCGCCACCAACGCCGACGGACGCATCGAGGTGTTCGGTACCAACCGCGTCGGCGTCCACCACAGGTGGCAGACGGGCTTCAGCACCTGGTCCGAGTGGGGCTGGCTCAACAGCGGCCCGGGCCCGGCCGTCACCTGA
- a CDS encoding DUF5709 domain-containing protein: MSDDVMGDEVYQPARSDRRDHPGDLDLENALDGDLYDQVLDAGYSPPERPLGVGHHGTTAREQRERESLGRRLAEEVPEIAVPDGDGIGDVPGGEGEPLDEEVGGERAGRIVATIDAMPPRRNDVFAFDVGIDGGAASAEEAAMHIVPDEPVVEGGDDLSV; the protein is encoded by the coding sequence ATGTCCGATGACGTGATGGGGGACGAGGTCTACCAGCCTGCCCGGTCCGACCGCCGGGACCACCCCGGTGACCTGGACCTGGAGAACGCCCTCGACGGCGATCTCTACGATCAGGTCCTCGACGCGGGATATTCGCCTCCCGAGAGGCCCCTGGGCGTGGGACACCACGGCACGACGGCCCGCGAGCAGCGGGAGCGTGAGAGCCTCGGCCGGCGGCTCGCCGAGGAGGTTCCCGAGATCGCGGTGCCGGACGGGGACGGCATCGGCGATGTGCCCGGCGGGGAGGGCGAGCCCCTCGACGAGGAGGTCGGCGGCGAGCGCGCCGGCCGTATCGTCGCCACCATCGACGCCATGCCCCCTCGGCGCAATGACGTCTTCGCCTTCGACGTGGGAATCGACGGCGGCGCGGCCTCCGCGGAGGAGGCGGCGATGCACATCGTGCCTGATGAGCCTGTGGTCGAGGGCGGAGACGACCTCAGCGTGTGA
- a CDS encoding pyridoxamine 5'-phosphate oxidase family protein, with amino-acid sequence MKLSVEERERFLSEPRVGALSVVERPDRAPLTVPIWYHYTPGGELWVRTGLGSRKARAIRSEGRFSLMVERTAPTVRYVSVEGPVTRTEPDSPERAREMAARYLPQEKVAGFVEYDQAQLGEHIVICMRPEHWVSADLGSF; translated from the coding sequence ATGAAACTGTCGGTGGAGGAACGAGAGCGGTTTCTGTCCGAACCTCGTGTCGGTGCGCTGTCGGTGGTCGAACGACCCGACCGAGCACCGCTGACGGTTCCCATCTGGTACCACTACACGCCGGGCGGCGAGTTGTGGGTGCGTACCGGCCTCGGTTCCAGGAAGGCGCGAGCCATTCGCTCCGAAGGGCGTTTCAGCCTGATGGTGGAGCGAACCGCGCCGACGGTGCGCTATGTGTCGGTGGAGGGCCCGGTGACCAGGACGGAACCGGACAGCCCTGAGAGAGCCCGGGAGATGGCCGCAAGGTATCTCCCGCAGGAGAAGGTCGCCGGCTTCGTGGAATACGACCAGGCGCAGCTGGGCGAGCACATCGTCATCTGCATGCGACCGGAGCACTGGGTCTCGGCCGACCTGGGATCTTTCTAG
- a CDS encoding TetR/AcrR family transcriptional regulator, with the protein MAHVSAVERRPQLVKAAIDLMAREGVAAGSTRAIAAELGVAQATVHYTFGTKEDLYRAVMDQLTEDLIARVEQAAPEDGGFEETVAALAGALWRSVREESAGYHLLTELSLLVLRTPRLSEARQAHYRGVVGVTARLVREAATRAGRELSQPPETVARFFLAGFDGLTIQRLYAPDEAAETLGLRSLVSATTALATGRLGLVDVPTD; encoded by the coding sequence ATGGCTCATGTTTCCGCGGTCGAGCGCCGCCCCCAGCTCGTCAAGGCGGCCATCGACCTCATGGCCAGGGAGGGCGTGGCCGCCGGAAGTACGCGTGCCATCGCCGCCGAGCTCGGCGTCGCGCAGGCCACGGTCCACTACACCTTCGGCACGAAGGAAGACCTGTACCGCGCGGTCATGGACCAGCTGACCGAGGACCTGATCGCGCGGGTCGAGCAGGCGGCGCCCGAGGACGGCGGTTTCGAGGAGACGGTCGCCGCCCTGGCCGGCGCGCTGTGGCGCTCGGTGCGCGAGGAGTCGGCCGGCTACCACCTGCTCACGGAGCTGTCGTTGCTGGTGCTGCGTACCCCTCGGCTGAGCGAGGCACGCCAGGCCCACTACCGCGGGGTGGTCGGCGTGACGGCGCGGCTGGTGAGGGAGGCGGCGACGCGCGCCGGGCGCGAGCTCTCCCAGCCCCCGGAGACGGTCGCCCGTTTCTTCCTCGCCGGTTTCGACGGGCTGACGATACAGCGCCTCTACGCCCCGGACGAGGCCGCCGAAACCCTGGGTCTGAGGAGCCTGGTTTCCGCGACCACGGCTCTGGCCACAGGGCGGTTGGGCCTTGTGGACGTACCGACGGACTGA
- a CDS encoding cytochrome P450 yields the protein MTHTSVAMAQAIPERRALPLVGHALDLPRGADGLVHLMKEVKELGPVFRVRVFGSEIIVVGGLDLVTELSDETRFRKSVSRDLAEVREIAGDGLFTAFHHEPNWRKAHDILMPAFSLGAMRDYHATMLRVARSLIAKWDRAAADRPVDVPEDMTRLTFDTIGLCGFGFDFESFRRDEAHPFVDAMSRALAFTQDKVESVPGSELFKRKQAERFRQDTRLMTDLVDKVVRQRRASGDTSTDDLLGRMLHTRDTVTGEPLDDTNVRNQVITFLIAGHETTSGALSFALYYLTKHPEVLARAQAEVDALWGDEDTPDPDYGDIGKLTYIRQVLNESLRLWPTAPGFAVEPLDDTVIGGKYAVRKGEALTVLTPALHRDPAWGENVELFDPERFTRAREEKRSVHLFKPFGNGERACIGRQFALHEATLLLGLLVHRYRLIDHTDYQLKIKQSLTIKPDGFTLKPARRAGGERRMPAVAASSAPAGQDGPAGRRAGGTVLTLLYGSNLGTCAGIARDLAADGDAYGFAPSVAPLDDYAGELRSADGPVVIVAASYNGRPTDDAAGFVASLEGLEPGSLDGVRYAVLGVGDRNWAATYQRVPSLVDERLAAAGATPLLERGTADASGDFAGTVDRWTGDLWTALLDRYGDPAAGTAAGTEPAVEPEEGQGLYELQDTTGSVIGGLAERHGVRPMEVLEAYELVDTDHELGRPKRFLKLRLPDGVTYRTADHLAVLPRNPDALVQRVADRFVLDLDRTVRLRARRRSRNTLPVDRPLTLRRLLTDFVELQDPATQEHVAVLAAHTACPPEKQPLATLATADPETFREQVTATGRSVLDLLEDHRACELTFERFLEMLPVLRPRHYSVSSSAAASPGEVDLMVSLLAAPHRGGEGTFRGIASHYVQAVTAGDTVHARVLPCGDSFRLPEDPSVPVILVSAGTGLAPFRGAVLDRLHARSTGTLLCYFGCDHPDVDYLHREEFEAAEAAGAVSMRPTFMHAPADGVRFVQDRIARESAEVWAALEAGGRVYICGDGRRMAPAVREAFMAIHRDNTGASEEEAAAWLAALTESGHYAEDVWAG from the coding sequence ATGACCCATACGTCCGTTGCCATGGCCCAGGCGATACCCGAGCGCCGGGCGCTGCCCCTGGTCGGCCACGCCCTCGACCTGCCCCGCGGCGCCGACGGGCTCGTCCACCTGATGAAGGAGGTCAAGGAGTTGGGACCGGTGTTCCGGGTGCGCGTCTTCGGGTCCGAGATCATCGTCGTCGGCGGACTGGACCTGGTGACGGAGCTGTCGGACGAGACCAGGTTCCGCAAGAGCGTGAGCCGGGACCTGGCCGAGGTCCGCGAGATCGCCGGGGACGGCCTGTTCACCGCCTTCCACCACGAGCCGAACTGGCGCAAGGCCCACGACATCCTGATGCCGGCCTTCTCGCTCGGCGCGATGCGCGACTATCACGCGACCATGCTCCGGGTCGCCCGCTCCCTGATCGCCAAGTGGGACCGGGCCGCGGCGGACCGCCCCGTGGACGTCCCCGAGGACATGACCCGGCTGACCTTCGACACGATCGGGCTGTGCGGCTTCGGCTTCGACTTCGAGTCGTTCCGCCGCGACGAGGCGCACCCGTTCGTCGACGCGATGTCACGCGCCCTGGCCTTCACCCAGGACAAGGTCGAGTCCGTCCCGGGCTCGGAACTGTTCAAGCGCAAGCAGGCCGAGCGGTTCCGCCAGGACACCAGGCTGATGACGGACCTCGTCGACAAGGTCGTCCGGCAGCGCAGGGCGTCGGGCGACACGAGCACGGACGACCTGCTGGGCCGGATGCTGCACACCCGGGACACGGTGACGGGCGAGCCGCTGGACGACACGAACGTCCGCAACCAGGTGATCACGTTCCTCATCGCCGGGCACGAGACCACCAGCGGTGCCCTGTCCTTCGCCCTGTACTACCTGACCAAGCACCCCGAGGTGCTCGCACGGGCCCAGGCCGAGGTGGACGCCCTGTGGGGGGACGAGGACACCCCGGACCCCGACTACGGCGACATCGGCAAGCTGACCTACATCCGCCAGGTCCTCAACGAGAGCCTGCGGCTGTGGCCGACCGCGCCCGGCTTCGCCGTGGAACCCCTCGACGACACCGTCATCGGCGGCAAGTACGCCGTGCGCAAGGGCGAGGCGCTGACAGTGCTCACCCCGGCCCTGCACCGCGACCCCGCCTGGGGTGAGAACGTCGAGCTGTTCGACCCCGAGCGCTTCACGCGGGCGCGGGAGGAGAAGCGCTCCGTCCATCTCTTCAAGCCGTTCGGCAACGGCGAACGCGCCTGCATAGGCCGCCAGTTCGCCCTGCACGAGGCCACCCTGCTGCTCGGTCTGCTGGTGCACCGCTACCGGCTGATCGACCACACCGACTACCAGCTGAAGATCAAGCAGTCGCTCACCATCAAGCCCGACGGGTTCACCCTCAAGCCGGCGCGGCGCGCCGGTGGCGAGCGCCGCATGCCCGCCGTTGCCGCGAGCAGCGCCCCCGCGGGCCAGGACGGACCCGCGGGCCGGCGGGCCGGCGGTACCGTGCTGACCCTCCTGTACGGCTCCAATCTGGGCACCTGCGCGGGCATCGCCCGCGATCTGGCGGCGGACGGCGACGCGTACGGGTTCGCCCCGTCCGTGGCGCCCCTCGACGACTACGCGGGCGAGCTGCGTTCCGCCGACGGCCCGGTGGTGATCGTGGCCGCCTCCTACAACGGCAGGCCCACCGATGACGCCGCCGGGTTCGTCGCCTCGCTGGAGGGCCTCGAACCCGGCTCGCTGGACGGAGTCCGGTACGCCGTGCTCGGTGTCGGCGACCGCAACTGGGCGGCCACCTACCAGCGCGTCCCCTCCCTCGTCGACGAGCGCCTGGCCGCGGCCGGTGCTACGCCACTGCTGGAGCGAGGCACGGCCGACGCCTCCGGAGACTTCGCGGGCACGGTCGACCGGTGGACGGGCGACCTGTGGACCGCCCTGCTGGATCGCTACGGCGACCCGGCGGCCGGGACAGCGGCCGGGACGGAGCCTGCCGTCGAGCCGGAAGAGGGCCAGGGCCTGTACGAGCTCCAGGACACCACCGGCTCGGTCATCGGCGGACTCGCGGAACGGCACGGAGTCCGGCCCATGGAGGTTCTGGAGGCGTACGAACTCGTCGACACGGACCACGAGCTCGGCCGCCCCAAGCGCTTCCTGAAGCTGCGGCTGCCCGACGGCGTCACCTACCGCACCGCCGACCACCTGGCCGTCCTGCCCCGCAACCCGGACGCGCTCGTCCAGCGGGTCGCCGACCGCTTCGTCCTCGACCTGGACCGCACCGTGCGCCTGCGGGCGCGGCGCCGTAGCCGGAACACCCTGCCCGTCGACCGCCCGCTGACCCTGCGCCGGCTGCTCACGGACTTCGTGGAACTACAGGACCCCGCCACCCAGGAGCACGTCGCCGTGCTCGCCGCGCACACCGCGTGCCCGCCCGAGAAGCAGCCCCTGGCCACACTGGCCACCGCGGACCCCGAGACCTTCCGTGAACAGGTGACAGCCACCGGACGCAGTGTCCTGGACCTGCTGGAGGACCACCGCGCCTGCGAGCTGACCTTCGAACGCTTCCTGGAGATGCTGCCGGTCCTGCGCCCGCGCCACTACTCCGTCTCCTCCTCCGCCGCGGCCTCCCCCGGCGAGGTGGACCTGATGGTGTCGCTGCTCGCGGCCCCGCACCGCGGCGGCGAGGGCACCTTCCGCGGCATCGCCTCGCACTACGTCCAGGCGGTGACGGCCGGCGACACCGTCCACGCGCGGGTGCTGCCCTGCGGCGACTCCTTCCGCCTCCCCGAGGACCCGTCGGTGCCCGTCATCCTGGTCAGCGCGGGAACCGGGCTGGCGCCCTTCCGCGGTGCCGTCCTCGACCGGCTGCACGCCCGGTCGACCGGAACGCTGCTGTGCTACTTCGGCTGCGACCACCCCGACGTCGACTACCTCCACCGAGAGGAGTTCGAAGCCGCCGAGGCGGCCGGGGCCGTCAGCATGCGCCCCACCTTCATGCACGCGCCCGCGGACGGCGTCCGGTTCGTCCAGGACCGCATCGCGCGCGAGAGCGCGGAGGTCTGGGCCGCGCTGGAAGCCGGCGGACGGGTCTACATCTGCGGTGACGGCCGCCGCATGGCCCCCGCGGTGCGCGAGGCCTTCATGGCGATCCACCGCGACAACACCGGGGCGTCCGAGGAGGAGGCCGCGGCCTGGCTGGCCGCCCTCACCGAGTCCGGTCACTACGCCGAGGACGTCTGGGCCGGCTGA